One Kineococcus radiotolerans SRS30216 = ATCC BAA-149 DNA window includes the following coding sequences:
- a CDS encoding methyl-accepting chemotaxis protein: protein MGQQGRTTGSTGSRSGFGRWLANRRVGTRLLAATALVAVSALVVGLFSLSVVQNLQTQRQEEVGRAVPYITGLQQAALAAKSAATDERGYFITGEQEYAEESLGRQEAFDAAIATARDSASTDAERAVVAGVEEDVHAWFEALRAEYALAATDRDAAVAVSFGANRDARKAYEGVLAEETERAGTALAAGQDFAATVRRGQLAVLTLLVVSLAVAVGAALVARRSIVAPLRRVTDVLARVSDGDLSATVDLDTRDEIGSMARALDHSTVRFRTAMQQITGSAGRLAGYAEQLTRVSTQLSDGAEQSADQSKVVSAATEEISANIGTVAAAGDEMSSAIREIASSTAEASSVAAAAVSSAAEASATLERLSASSREIGDVVKLITSIAEQTNLLALNATIEAARAGEMGKGFAVVAGEVKELAQQTARATESITSRVGTTQADAVAAAAAIADIGEVIARIDGLQSTIAAAVEEQSATTSEMVRNVTEVSTGSQEIASSVSGMAASAADTTVSATATARTAAEVDDTARELQGLVSVFRY, encoded by the coding sequence ATGGGTCAGCAGGGGCGCACGACGGGATCGACCGGCTCGCGCAGCGGGTTCGGCCGGTGGCTGGCGAACCGCCGCGTGGGCACCCGGCTGCTGGCCGCGACGGCGCTCGTCGCCGTGTCGGCGCTCGTCGTGGGGTTGTTCAGCCTCTCGGTGGTGCAGAACCTGCAGACGCAGCGCCAGGAGGAGGTCGGGCGCGCCGTCCCCTACATCACCGGGCTGCAGCAGGCCGCCCTGGCCGCGAAGTCGGCCGCCACCGACGAGCGCGGCTACTTCATCACCGGTGAGCAGGAGTACGCCGAGGAGAGCCTCGGGCGCCAGGAGGCCTTCGACGCCGCGATCGCCACGGCCCGGGACTCCGCGAGCACCGACGCCGAGCGCGCCGTGGTCGCCGGCGTCGAGGAGGACGTCCACGCCTGGTTCGAGGCGCTGCGCGCGGAGTACGCGCTGGCCGCCACCGACCGCGACGCGGCCGTCGCCGTGTCCTTCGGGGCCAACCGCGACGCCCGCAAGGCCTACGAGGGGGTCCTCGCCGAGGAGACCGAGCGCGCTGGCACGGCGCTCGCCGCCGGCCAGGACTTCGCTGCCACCGTCCGCCGGGGGCAGCTCGCCGTCCTGACGCTGCTGGTGGTCAGCCTCGCCGTCGCGGTCGGGGCCGCGCTCGTCGCCCGCCGCAGCATCGTCGCCCCGCTGCGCCGGGTCACCGACGTCCTCGCCCGGGTCTCCGACGGCGACCTCAGCGCGACCGTGGACCTCGACACCCGCGACGAGATCGGTTCCATGGCGCGGGCGCTGGACCACTCCACCGTGCGCTTCCGCACCGCCATGCAGCAGATCACCGGCAGCGCCGGCCGCCTGGCCGGGTACGCCGAGCAGCTCACCCGCGTCTCCACCCAGCTCTCCGACGGGGCGGAGCAGTCCGCCGACCAGTCGAAGGTCGTCTCCGCGGCCACCGAGGAGATCTCCGCCAACATCGGGACCGTCGCCGCCGCCGGGGACGAGATGTCCTCGGCGATCCGCGAGATCGCCTCCTCCACCGCCGAGGCCTCCTCGGTGGCCGCCGCCGCGGTCTCCTCCGCCGCCGAGGCGTCGGCGACGCTGGAGCGGCTGTCCGCCTCCTCCCGGGAGATCGGCGACGTCGTCAAGCTCATCACCTCCATCGCCGAGCAGACGAACCTGCTGGCGCTGAACGCCACCATCGAGGCGGCCCGAGCCGGGGAGATGGGCAAGGGCTTCGCCGTCGTCGCCGGTGAGGTGAAGGAGCTCGCGCAGCAGACCGCGCGGGCCACCGAGTCCATCACCAGCCGGGTGGGCACCACCCAGGCCGACGCGGTCGCCGCCGCGGCCGCCATCGCCGACATCGGCGAGGTCATCGCCCGCATCGACGGGTTGCAGTCGACCATCGCCGCGGCGGTGGAGGAGCAGTCCGCGACGACGTCGGAGATGGTCCGCAACGTCACCGAGGTCTCCACCGGCTCGCAGGAGATCGCCTCCAGCGTCTCGGGGATGGCCGCCTCCGCCGCCGACACCACGGTCAGCGCCACCGCCACCGCCCGGACCGCCGCCGAGGTCGACGACACGGCCCGCGAGCTGCAGGGGCTCGTCAGCGTCTTCCGCTACTGA
- a CDS encoding LGFP repeat-containing protein, with amino-acid sequence MSVATWARRGAAAALAVVSIGALSGTPAWADHIGDVNCSDFTYQEDAQDHLNRHPGDPDNLDGNPENGVACESLPHRPTSPPPAPVPPQPCVRGAIEARWLFLGGATGVLGSSTTCELATPNGTARYTHFINGSIYWSEPTGAQDVRGAIKGRWADMGWETSWLRLPTTGENAIRGGAFNHFQGGSVYWSPATGAHAVRGLVFDKWGATGWENGVLGYPSTSETPIRGGAFNHFTGGSIYWSPATGAHLVRGAIRDAWAAQGWETGRLGYPTSDEYDVPGGRRSDFQGGSITWTPAAGATVSYAGT; translated from the coding sequence ATGAGCGTGGCAACGTGGGCACGGCGCGGTGCGGCCGCAGCACTGGCAGTGGTGAGCATCGGGGCCCTGAGCGGGACTCCGGCCTGGGCCGATCACATCGGGGACGTGAACTGCTCGGACTTCACCTACCAGGAGGACGCGCAGGACCACCTCAACCGCCACCCCGGCGACCCCGACAACCTCGATGGCAACCCGGAGAACGGCGTCGCCTGCGAGTCCCTGCCGCACCGCCCCACCAGCCCGCCGCCCGCGCCGGTTCCCCCGCAGCCGTGCGTGCGCGGAGCCATCGAGGCCCGCTGGCTCTTCCTGGGCGGGGCCACCGGCGTGCTGGGGTCCTCGACCACCTGTGAGTTGGCCACGCCCAACGGCACCGCCCGCTACACCCACTTCATCAACGGCTCCATCTACTGGTCTGAGCCCACCGGCGCGCAGGACGTGCGCGGAGCCATCAAGGGTCGCTGGGCGGACATGGGCTGGGAGACCTCCTGGCTGCGCCTACCCACCACCGGTGAGAACGCCATCCGCGGCGGAGCCTTCAACCACTTCCAGGGCGGCTCCGTCTACTGGTCCCCGGCCACCGGCGCCCACGCCGTGCGTGGGCTGGTCTTCGACAAGTGGGGCGCCACCGGTTGGGAGAACGGGGTGCTGGGCTACCCGAGCACCAGCGAGACCCCGATCCGCGGCGGGGCGTTCAACCACTTCACCGGCGGCTCGATCTACTGGTCCCCGGCCACCGGCGCGCACCTGGTGCGTGGGGCCATCCGCGACGCATGGGCGGCACAGGGCTGGGAGACCGGTCGGCTGGGCTACCCCACCAGCGACGAGTACGACGTACCCGGCGGGCGGCGCAGCGACTTCCAGGGCGGCTCGATCACCTGGACACCTGCCGCTGGGGCGACCGTCTCCTACGCCGGCACTTGA
- a CDS encoding Na(+)/H(+) antiporter subunit C, which yields MSPNLTLVVVSGVLVACGVALLLERTLTRVIVGVVLLGNGINVLFLVASGRPGVAPFVKGGATAETMSDPLPQAMVLTAIVITLGMVAFVLALAYRSWQVDGHDEVQDDVEDRRIVRRAELDETSASYDDDTRDTSVDEGEGVSR from the coding sequence GTGAGTCCCAACCTGACGCTCGTCGTCGTCTCCGGGGTGCTCGTCGCCTGCGGCGTCGCGCTGCTGCTGGAACGCACCCTGACCCGGGTGATCGTCGGGGTCGTGCTGCTCGGCAACGGCATCAACGTGCTGTTCCTCGTCGCCAGCGGCCGGCCCGGGGTCGCCCCGTTCGTCAAGGGCGGCGCGACCGCGGAGACCATGAGCGACCCGCTGCCGCAGGCGATGGTGCTGACCGCCATCGTCATCACCCTCGGCATGGTCGCGTTCGTCCTCGCCCTGGCCTACCGCAGCTGGCAGGTGGACGGGCACGACGAGGTCCAGGACGACGTGGAGGACCGCCGCATCGTGCGGCGGGCCGAGCTCGACGAGACCTCCGCCAGCTACGACGACGACACGCGCGACACCAGCGTGGACGAGGGCGAGGGGGTTTCCCGGTGA
- a CDS encoding GmrSD restriction endonuclease domain-containing protein, whose translation MRPRTARALALGFALALLAGGTTGCTTTPDEGPRSDDAALEALTVKGRAPKTGYSREEFGSGWVDTDRNGCDTRNDVLARDLVDVEFVPGTGDCVVRSGTLHDPYSGSTIGFERGQGTSGAVQIDHVVALSDAWQKGAQAWDEEKRVEFANDPLELLAVDGPTNGAKGDGDAATWLPPDTAYRCTYVRRQISVKAEYGLWVTRAEKDAMARVLADCDEPAPTATATPSTGAAFADCAAARAAGAAPVRTGDPGYSTALDGDGDGLACE comes from the coding sequence GTGAGGCCGCGCACCGCCCGCGCGCTCGCCCTCGGGTTCGCGCTGGCCCTGCTCGCGGGCGGGACCACCGGCTGCACCACGACCCCGGACGAGGGACCGCGGTCCGACGACGCCGCCCTCGAGGCGCTGACCGTCAAGGGCCGGGCCCCGAAGACGGGGTACTCCCGCGAGGAGTTCGGCTCCGGCTGGGTCGACACCGACCGCAACGGCTGCGACACGAGGAACGACGTCCTGGCCCGCGACCTCGTCGACGTCGAGTTCGTGCCCGGGACGGGGGACTGCGTCGTGCGCAGCGGAACCCTCCACGACCCCTACAGCGGGTCGACCATCGGGTTCGAGCGCGGGCAGGGCACCAGCGGGGCCGTGCAGATCGACCACGTCGTCGCCCTCTCCGACGCCTGGCAGAAGGGCGCGCAGGCGTGGGACGAGGAGAAGCGCGTCGAGTTCGCCAACGACCCGCTGGAACTGCTCGCCGTCGACGGGCCCACCAACGGGGCCAAGGGCGACGGTGACGCCGCGACCTGGCTGCCGCCGGACACCGCCTACCGCTGCACCTACGTCCGGCGCCAGATCAGCGTGAAGGCCGAGTACGGCCTCTGGGTCACCCGGGCCGAGAAGGACGCGATGGCCCGGGTCCTGGCCGACTGCGACGAACCGGCCCCGACCGCGACCGCGACACCGAGCACCGGGGCGGCGTTCGCGGACTGCGCCGCCGCCCGCGCCGCCGGCGCGGCACCGGTCCGCACCGGCGACCCGGGCTACAGCACCGCCCTGGACGGCGACGGCGACGGCCTCGCCTGCGAGTGA
- a CDS encoding helix-turn-helix domain-containing protein, which translates to MSSTVARHGAEVTVHPGLDGLDDLAGMLAAQPDSPLVLKVGRRAVAVPAELAAALRQTVLALSHGEAVTLTPHEALLTTQEAAEVLGVSRPTLVRLLESGALPFTKPGTHRRVRLEDVLAYAERQRHLPAPAPRRT; encoded by the coding sequence GTGTCATCGACCGTCGCCCGTCACGGCGCTGAGGTCACCGTCCACCCCGGTCTGGACGGTCTGGACGACCTCGCCGGAATGCTTGCCGCGCAACCGGACAGCCCCCTGGTCCTCAAGGTCGGCCGACGCGCCGTCGCCGTGCCCGCCGAACTCGCCGCCGCGTTGCGCCAGACCGTCCTGGCCCTCTCCCACGGCGAGGCGGTGACGCTGACCCCGCACGAGGCGCTGCTCACCACCCAGGAGGCCGCGGAGGTCCTCGGCGTCAGCCGCCCCACGCTGGTGCGGCTGCTGGAGTCCGGCGCGCTGCCCTTCACCAAACCCGGCACCCACCGCCGGGTCCGCCTCGAGGACGTCCTCGCCTACGCCGAGCGCCAGCGGCACCTGCCGGCGCCGGCCCCCCGGCGCACGTGA
- a CDS encoding monovalent cation/H+ antiporter complex subunit F, protein MTVVVGLCLGMLTVAALLALLRVAKGPTMLDRVVALDVVVAVVVIALCVEAAANRHATTLPVIVVLALVGFVGAVSVARYAAKEAPQERGER, encoded by the coding sequence GTGACCGTGGTGGTCGGGCTGTGCCTGGGGATGCTGACGGTCGCGGCGCTGCTGGCGCTGCTGCGGGTGGCCAAGGGACCCACGATGCTGGACCGCGTCGTGGCCCTCGACGTCGTCGTCGCGGTCGTCGTCATCGCGCTGTGCGTCGAGGCGGCCGCGAACCGGCACGCCACGACCCTGCCGGTCATCGTCGTCCTCGCCCTGGTGGGTTTCGTGGGGGCGGTCAGCGTGGCGCGGTACGCGGCGAAGGAAGCGCCGCAGGAGAGGGGCGAGCGGTGA
- a CDS encoding Na+/H+ antiporter subunit D: MTEWARILIPLPVVLPLFAAGLTLALARRPRAQRTISVSALSVVVLASVTMLVLTDRGSGTYSIDVGGWPARLGIPLVADRLSTLMLVVSSVVTLAVLLYSLAQGVADGEEGTPVSIYHPTYLVLSAGVSNAFLSGDLFNLYVGFEILLAASYILLTLGGTKARVRAGTTYVVVSLLSSMVFLTAIALVYAATGTVNMAELSLRLQEIDPDVRLVLHLLLLVGFGIKAAVFPLSAWLPDSYPTAPAPVTAVFAGLLTKVGVYAIIRTETLLFPGGEASTLLLWVSLATMVVGILGAVAQNDVKRLLSFTLVSHIGYMVFGIALGTAAGLSGAVFYVAHHITVQTTLFLVTGLVERHSGSTSLDSLGSLAKRAPLLAVLFFVPAMNLAGIPPFSGFLGKLGLLQAGVDVGTTSAYVLVAGGVLTSLLTLYAIAKVWNRAFWQEPLLDPEDDPRAHGVGGLATATEVGVRTPAGMVVPTAALVAVGVGITFVAGPLFGVADRAARDLLDRAPYTSTVLHDRVPEVGR, encoded by the coding sequence GTGACCGAGTGGGCGCGGATCCTCATCCCCCTGCCCGTCGTCCTGCCGCTGTTCGCGGCCGGGCTGACCCTGGCCCTGGCGCGGCGCCCGCGGGCCCAGCGCACCATCAGCGTGAGCGCGCTGAGCGTCGTCGTCCTCGCCTCGGTGACGATGCTGGTGCTGACCGACCGCGGGAGCGGCACGTACTCGATCGACGTCGGCGGCTGGCCGGCGCGGCTGGGGATCCCGCTGGTCGCGGACCGGCTGTCGACCCTCATGCTCGTCGTGAGCTCCGTCGTCACCCTCGCCGTCCTGCTGTACTCCCTCGCGCAGGGCGTCGCCGACGGCGAGGAGGGCACCCCCGTCTCGATCTACCACCCGACGTACCTGGTGCTCTCGGCCGGCGTCTCCAACGCGTTCCTCTCCGGGGACCTGTTCAACCTGTACGTGGGGTTCGAGATCCTGCTCGCCGCGAGCTACATCCTGCTGACCCTGGGCGGGACGAAGGCCCGGGTCCGGGCGGGGACCACCTACGTGGTCGTGAGCCTGCTGTCCTCGATGGTGTTCCTCACCGCGATCGCCCTGGTCTACGCGGCCACCGGCACGGTCAACATGGCCGAGCTGTCGCTTCGGCTGCAGGAGATCGACCCCGACGTCCGCCTCGTGCTGCACCTGCTGCTGCTCGTCGGGTTCGGCATCAAGGCGGCGGTGTTCCCGCTCTCGGCGTGGCTGCCGGACTCCTACCCCACCGCCCCCGCCCCGGTCACCGCGGTGTTCGCGGGGTTGCTGACCAAGGTCGGGGTGTACGCGATCATCCGCACCGAGACGCTGCTGTTCCCCGGCGGGGAGGCGAGCACGCTGCTGCTGTGGGTGTCGCTGGCGACGATGGTGGTGGGGATCCTCGGCGCCGTCGCGCAGAACGACGTCAAGCGACTGCTGTCCTTCACCCTCGTCAGCCACATCGGGTACATGGTGTTCGGGATCGCGCTGGGCACCGCGGCCGGGTTGTCCGGCGCGGTGTTCTACGTCGCCCACCACATCACCGTCCAGACCACCCTGTTCCTCGTGACCGGGCTGGTGGAGCGGCACTCCGGCAGCACGTCGCTGGACTCGCTGGGCTCGCTGGCGAAGCGGGCCCCGCTGCTGGCGGTGCTGTTCTTCGTGCCCGCGATGAACCTCGCCGGGATCCCCCCGTTCTCCGGTTTCCTCGGCAAGCTGGGGCTGCTCCAGGCCGGCGTCGACGTCGGGACCACCTCGGCGTACGTCCTCGTCGCCGGCGGGGTGCTGACGAGCCTGCTGACGCTCTACGCGATCGCGAAGGTGTGGAACCGGGCGTTCTGGCAGGAACCCCTCCTCGACCCCGAGGACGACCCCCGCGCCCACGGCGTGGGCGGTCTCGCCACCGCCACCGAGGTCGGGGTCCGCACCCCGGCGGGCATGGTCGTGCCGACCGCGGCGCTCGTCGCCGTCGGGGTCGGGATCACGTTCGTCGCCGGACCGCTGTTCGGCGTGGCCGACCGCGCCGCGCGCGACCTGCTGGACCGCGCGCCCTACACGTCCACCGTCCTGCACGACCGGGTCCCGGAGGTCGGCCGGTGA
- a CDS encoding DUF429 domain-containing protein — protein sequence MITAGGDLATQPAKTGLAVIEWRPDEARLTRLQLDVTDRDIVGAALTAQKVGIDCPLGWPDDFIAFITAHAGGRVELPTAESGDELRRRLAYRQTDRVVRQAGYSPLSVAADRIGLTAIRVAIILEDLAAAGAPVDRSGAGVVAEVYPAASLGRWGLAHRQYKRESNRAAREALVAAVREQVPWLDLGGHGPLCEDSDDALDAVVAALTARAAALGRCDSPPEHDTERARREGWILLPNGPLSTLVLDDSDGGSR from the coding sequence GTGATCACTGCGGGTGGCGACCTTGCGACCCAGCCCGCCAAGACGGGCCTCGCCGTCATCGAGTGGCGGCCCGACGAAGCCCGGCTCACGAGGCTGCAGCTGGACGTCACCGACCGCGACATCGTCGGGGCGGCACTGACGGCGCAGAAGGTGGGGATCGACTGCCCGCTGGGGTGGCCGGACGACTTCATCGCCTTCATCACCGCGCACGCCGGCGGCCGCGTCGAGCTCCCCACCGCCGAAAGCGGCGACGAGTTGCGCCGGCGCCTGGCCTACCGCCAGACCGACCGAGTGGTGCGTCAGGCCGGCTACTCACCCCTGAGCGTCGCAGCCGACCGCATCGGGCTCACCGCGATCCGGGTGGCCATCATCCTCGAAGATCTCGCCGCAGCGGGGGCGCCGGTGGACCGCTCCGGAGCGGGGGTCGTCGCCGAGGTCTACCCGGCGGCGTCCCTGGGCCGGTGGGGCTTGGCGCACCGGCAGTACAAGCGCGAGAGCAACCGGGCGGCGCGCGAGGCGCTGGTCGCTGCGGTGCGCGAGCAGGTGCCGTGGTTGGACCTCGGCGGACACGGGCCGCTGTGCGAGGACTCCGACGATGCGCTGGACGCCGTCGTCGCGGCCCTGACCGCGCGGGCTGCGGCGTTGGGTCGCTGCGACTCGCCGCCTGAGCACGACACGGAGCGAGCCCGGCGGGAAGGGTGGATCCTGCTGCCGAACGGGCCCCTGTCGACCCTGGTGCTGGACGACTCCGATGGAGGATCGAGATGA
- a CDS encoding Na+/H+ antiporter subunit A — translation MLILLTVHAVAAVLAVPLVRRLDRRAFPLLALVPAATTVWAAVQGPAVLAGNGPELVVPWVPSLQAELAFRLDPLSWVLTLLVGGVGALVLFYCGSYFPARNPGSARFAAVLTAFTGAMTGLVLADDLVQLYVFWELTTVFSYLLIGYDSHERAARRAATQALVVTTLGGLAMLVGLIVLGQSAGTYRLSALLAEFPTGTAATVAVVLVLVGAVSKSALVPFHFWLPAAMAAPTPVSAYLHAAAMVKAGVYLVARFAPAAADLPAWQVTVIGLGLTTMLVGGYRSLRQHDVKLLLAFGTVSQLGFLIVLVGAGTKAATAAGIALLVAHATFKAALFLVVGIVDHQTGTRDLRELSGLGRRMPLLAVVGTVAAASMAGVPVTLGFVAKEAAYEAFLHDRPWVLVVLVLGSVLTAAYSARFAWGTFARKPGVPDSTAPRPSAALIAAPLVLAAATLLLGPLAGLVDRPAVLITHGVPGEEAEHLALWHGFTTVLLLTAVTLGLAGALFAGRSAVERVQARLPHPPAADQAYRRSVRAVDRVAVEVTGATQRGSLPIYLASILLVVVLVPGGALFRTRPWPDDVVLADSVGQVLVGIVVVTAAVLTVRARRRLRAVMLAGVTGYGVTLLFVLHAGPDLALTQALAETITLVVFVLALRRLPPFFSSRPLVATRWIRIAIGVAVGICTSCAALAASGARVAVPTSLDLPRWAYEYGGGKNVVNVTLVDARAWDTMGEISVLLVAATGVASLVFRRRMGSIDRALAAHTDPDEAPPQRSRGANWLPASSTVSPERRSVVFEVVTRLTFHAILVLSLYLVFAGHNSPGGGFAGGLVAGLALLVRYLAGGRYEFNTAVPVNAGWLLGSGLFLSAGTGLVGILIGQDVLQTAIVEFDVVVLGHVKLVTSVFFDVGVYLLVVGLVVDVIRSLGAEIDRQIEEEVSA, via the coding sequence GTGCTGATCCTGCTCACCGTCCACGCCGTCGCCGCCGTCCTCGCCGTGCCCCTGGTGCGGCGGCTGGACCGGCGCGCGTTCCCGCTGCTCGCCCTCGTCCCGGCCGCGACCACCGTCTGGGCCGCGGTCCAGGGCCCCGCCGTCCTCGCCGGGAACGGCCCCGAGCTCGTCGTGCCCTGGGTCCCCTCGCTGCAGGCCGAACTGGCGTTCCGCCTCGACCCGCTGTCGTGGGTGCTGACGCTGCTCGTCGGCGGGGTGGGCGCCCTCGTGCTGTTCTACTGCGGCAGCTACTTCCCCGCGCGGAACCCCGGGAGCGCGCGGTTCGCCGCCGTCCTCACCGCGTTCACCGGCGCCATGACCGGTCTCGTCCTCGCCGACGACCTCGTGCAGCTGTACGTGTTCTGGGAACTCACGACGGTCTTCTCCTACCTGCTCATCGGCTACGACTCGCACGAGAGGGCCGCCCGCCGCGCCGCCACCCAGGCCCTCGTCGTGACGACGCTGGGCGGGCTGGCGATGCTCGTCGGGCTGATCGTCCTGGGCCAGAGCGCGGGGACCTACCGGCTGTCGGCGCTGCTGGCGGAGTTCCCCACCGGGACCGCCGCGACCGTCGCCGTGGTGCTCGTCCTCGTCGGGGCCGTCTCGAAGTCGGCGCTGGTCCCCTTCCACTTCTGGCTGCCCGCCGCGATGGCCGCCCCCACCCCCGTCAGCGCCTACCTGCACGCCGCGGCCATGGTGAAGGCCGGCGTCTACCTCGTCGCCCGCTTCGCCCCCGCCGCCGCGGACCTGCCCGCCTGGCAGGTCACCGTGATCGGCCTGGGACTCACGACCATGCTCGTCGGCGGGTACCGCTCGCTGCGCCAGCACGACGTGAAGCTGCTGCTGGCCTTCGGCACCGTCAGCCAGCTCGGGTTCCTGATCGTCCTCGTCGGCGCGGGCACCAAGGCGGCGACGGCCGCCGGGATCGCGCTGCTCGTCGCCCACGCCACCTTCAAGGCCGCGCTGTTCCTCGTCGTCGGGATCGTCGACCACCAGACCGGGACCCGCGACCTGCGGGAACTGTCCGGGCTGGGCCGGCGGATGCCGCTGCTCGCCGTCGTCGGGACCGTCGCCGCGGCCTCGATGGCCGGGGTGCCGGTCACCCTGGGGTTCGTCGCCAAGGAAGCCGCCTACGAGGCGTTCCTCCACGACCGCCCCTGGGTCCTCGTCGTCCTGGTGCTCGGGTCCGTCCTCACCGCCGCCTACTCGGCGCGGTTCGCGTGGGGGACGTTCGCCCGCAAACCCGGGGTCCCCGACTCCACCGCGCCGCGACCCTCCGCCGCGCTCATCGCCGCGCCCCTCGTGCTGGCCGCCGCCACCCTGCTCCTCGGCCCGCTGGCCGGGCTGGTGGACCGCCCCGCCGTGCTCATCACCCACGGGGTCCCCGGGGAGGAGGCCGAGCACCTCGCGCTCTGGCACGGGTTCACCACCGTCCTGCTGCTGACCGCGGTGACCCTGGGCCTCGCGGGCGCCCTGTTCGCGGGGCGGTCCGCGGTCGAGCGCGTCCAGGCCCGCCTGCCGCACCCGCCCGCCGCCGACCAGGCCTACCGGCGCAGCGTGCGGGCCGTGGACCGGGTCGCCGTCGAGGTCACCGGCGCCACCCAGCGCGGTTCGCTGCCGATCTACCTCGCCTCCATCCTCCTCGTCGTCGTCCTCGTCCCCGGCGGGGCGCTGTTCCGCACCCGCCCCTGGCCCGACGACGTCGTGCTCGCCGACAGCGTCGGGCAGGTGCTCGTGGGGATCGTCGTGGTCACCGCCGCCGTCCTCACCGTCCGCGCCCGCCGCCGGCTGCGCGCGGTGATGCTCGCCGGGGTCACCGGCTACGGCGTGACGCTGCTGTTCGTCCTGCACGCCGGCCCCGACCTCGCGCTCACCCAGGCGCTGGCCGAGACGATCACCCTCGTCGTGTTCGTCCTCGCCCTGCGGCGGCTGCCCCCGTTCTTCTCCTCCCGCCCCCTCGTCGCGACCCGCTGGATCCGGATCGCGATCGGGGTCGCCGTGGGGATCTGCACCTCCTGCGCCGCCCTCGCCGCCTCCGGCGCGCGGGTCGCGGTGCCGACGTCGCTGGACCTGCCCCGGTGGGCCTACGAGTACGGCGGGGGGAAGAACGTCGTCAACGTCACCCTCGTCGACGCCCGCGCCTGGGACACCATGGGCGAGATCTCGGTGCTGCTCGTCGCCGCCACCGGGGTCGCCAGCCTGGTGTTCCGCCGCCGGATGGGGTCCATCGACCGGGCCCTCGCCGCGCACACCGACCCCGACGAGGCCCCGCCGCAGCGCAGCCGCGGCGCGAACTGGCTGCCCGCCAGCAGCACCGTCTCCCCCGAGCGCCGGTCCGTGGTGTTCGAGGTGGTGACCCGGCTGACGTTCCACGCCATCCTCGTGCTGTCGCTGTACCTGGTGTTCGCCGGGCACAACTCCCCCGGCGGCGGGTTCGCCGGCGGTCTCGTCGCCGGGCTCGCCCTGCTCGTGCGCTACCTCGCCGGCGGCCGCTACGAGTTCAACACGGCCGTGCCCGTCAACGCCGGCTGGCTGCTGGGCAGCGGCCTGTTCCTGTCCGCCGGCACCGGCCTGGTGGGGATCCTCATCGGCCAGGACGTCCTGCAGACCGCGATCGTCGAGTTCGACGTCGTCGTCCTCGGCCACGTCAAGCTCGTCACGTCGGTGTTCTTCGACGTCGGGGTCTACCTGCTGGTCGTCGGCCTCGTCGTCGACGTCATCCGCAGCCTGGGCGCCGAGATCGACCGCCAGATCGAGGAGGAGGTCTCCGCGTGA
- a CDS encoding Na+/H+ antiporter subunit E, with product MSAKVLSLRERISLPLLVWLVVLWLLLWGDLSWANVISGTLLGLLVTIVLPLPPVRFDVRVRPLRILALLARFVVDLFAASAQVAWLAVRPGRQPRNSVVGVPLHSGSDLFVSMTAQLVSLVPGSVIVEIGAPSAHEGQGSIYVHALGVDTAEGRERIRRQTLLTERRVMRTFAAPRVYAEYLERCRADGSDSLCGGESR from the coding sequence GTGAGCGCGAAGGTGCTGTCCCTGCGCGAGCGGATCAGCCTGCCCCTGCTGGTCTGGCTGGTCGTCCTGTGGCTGCTGCTGTGGGGCGACCTGTCGTGGGCCAACGTGATCTCGGGGACCCTGCTGGGGCTGCTCGTGACGATCGTCCTGCCGCTGCCCCCGGTGCGCTTCGACGTGCGGGTCCGGCCGCTGCGGATCCTCGCCCTGCTCGCCCGGTTCGTCGTGGACCTGTTCGCGGCCAGCGCCCAGGTGGCGTGGCTCGCGGTGCGGCCCGGGCGGCAACCGCGGAACTCGGTGGTGGGGGTCCCCCTGCACAGCGGCTCGGACCTCTTCGTGTCCATGACCGCCCAGCTGGTGTCCCTGGTGCCGGGGTCGGTGATCGTCGAGATCGGGGCCCCCTCGGCCCACGAGGGGCAGGGCTCGATCTACGTCCACGCCCTGGGCGTCGACACCGCCGAGGGCCGGGAACGGATCCGCCGCCAGACGCTGCTGACCGAACGGCGCGTCATGCGGACCTTCGCGGCCCCGCGCGTCTACGCCGAGTACCTGGAACGCTGCCGGGCCGACGGCTCGGACAGCCTGTGCGGAGGGGAGTCCCGGTGA
- the mnhG gene encoding monovalent cation/H(+) antiporter subunit G, with protein MNGSVDWSGIADVVSAVCLLLGCLLTLLAAIGLLRLSDVLARMHTTAKPQVLGVVLSLVGVGLQLRRETDVATLVAIAAFQLLTVPVAAHLVGRAAYRTGQVDPALLDHDDLAERLAEEERSG; from the coding sequence GTGAACGGGTCCGTGGACTGGTCGGGGATCGCCGACGTCGTCTCCGCGGTCTGCCTGCTGCTGGGCTGCCTGCTGACGCTGCTGGCGGCGATCGGGCTGCTGCGGCTGTCCGACGTGCTCGCCCGGATGCACACCACCGCGAAGCCCCAGGTCCTGGGCGTCGTCCTCTCCCTCGTCGGGGTGGGGTTGCAGCTGCGCCGGGAGACCGACGTCGCCACCCTCGTCGCGATCGCCGCGTTCCAGCTGCTGACCGTCCCCGTCGCCGCGCACCTGGTGGGCCGCGCCGCCTACCGCACCGGGCAGGTCGACCCGGCCCTGCTCGACCACGACGACCTCGCCGAGCGGCTGGCCGAGGAGGAACGCTCCGGCTGA